A genome region from Eremothecium cymbalariae DBVPG#7215 chromosome 4, complete sequence includes the following:
- the MET30 gene encoding ubiquitin-binding SDF ubiquitin ligase complex subunit MET30 (similar to Ashbya gossypii ADL082C) codes for METAAAYNLQQNCKDKLVEKRGASNDEEGVGRKITEDENDRSKRQKAPPRYNFTRYCYRHNPDIWASSSHGQCVQRDQQQQREWEKKVAELPYAKDRQLVKQTVAEFESGTGQLRNLMLEGILLKICFPQLSFLSSQVQRLIKIDFISVLPKEVSLKILGYLDCQSLCSAAAVCKRWKDLADDDSVWYHMCEQHIDRKCPNCGWGLPLLHMKRARYIEAGEGALSCKGQTCAKSSLAKMRPWKVVYRERFKVESNWRKGVYKVQEFMGHMDGVLSLQFTHSLLFTGSYDSTVAIWDLCSGKLLRRLTGHTDGVKCVRFDDQKLITGSLDKTIRVWNYVTGKCVSTYRGHQDSVLSVDSFRKIIVSGSADKTVKVWHVESRTCYTLRGHTKWINCVKLHPKSFTCFSGSDDTTIRMWDIRTNTCIKIFRGHVGQVQKVIPLNLVDENLVQDAEDATVISDVENTDVEDPTVNPENWDDSLPYPNYLLSCSLDNTIKLWDVKTSKCIRTQFGHVEGVWDIAADNFRIVSGSHDRTCKVWDLQTGKCMHTFTGNQAPIACVGIGDSEFVSGDELGCVKLYAFDNLL; via the coding sequence ATGGAAACGGCAGCGGCGTACAACCTTCAACAGAATTGTAAAGATAAGTTGGTTGAAAAGCGAGGCGCGAGtaatgatgaggaaggGGTTGGGCGAAAGATTACggaagatgaaaatgataGGAGCAAGAGACAAAAGGCCCCTCCGCGGTATAACTTCACAAGGTACTGCTATCGACATAATCCGGATATTTGGGCATCGTCGAGCCATGGGCAGTGTGTTCAGCGGgatcagcagcagcagcgggAATGGGAGAAGAAAGTTGCGGAACTTCCGTATGCAAAGGATCGACAGTTGGTGAAGCAAACCGTAGCGGAATTTGAATCGGGGACTGGGCAGTTGCGGAATCTGATGTTGGAAGGGATATTGTTAAAGATTTGTTTTCCGCAACTGTCGTTTTTGTCTTCGCAGGTACAACGGTTGATTAAGATCGATTTCATTTCTGTGCTTCCGAAGGAAGTGTCGTTAAAAATTCTGGGATATTTGGATTGTCAATCTTTGTGTTCTGCTGCAGCTGTATGTAAGCGATGGAAAGATCTGGCGGATGATGATAGTGTGTGGTATCATATGTGTGAGCAACATATTGATCGTAAATGTCCGAATTGCGGATGGGGGCTGCCGTTACTACATATGAAGCGTGCACGGTATATTGAAGCTGGAGAAGGGGCATTATCATGTAAGGGACAGACTTGTGCTAAAAGTTCATTGGCAAAAATGAGGCCATGGAAGGTGGTTTACAGAGAACGGTTTAAAGTGGAAAGTAACTGGCGGAAGGGCGTTTATAAGGTACAAGAATTTATGGGGCACATGGATGGAGTTCTGTCCCTTCAATTCACGCATTCATTATTGTTCACTGGGTCATATGATTCCACTGTGGCTATTTGGGATTTATGCAGTGGGAAATTGCTTAGGAGACTCACAGGGCATACTGATGGTGTTAAATGTGTACGTTTCGATGATCAGAAGCTTATTACAGGCTCTTTGGATAAGACAATTCGTGTTTGGAACTACGTGACTGGTAAATGCGTGTCGACTTATCGGGGGCACCAAGACTCGGTACTATCGGTGGATTCCTTTAGAAAAATTATAGTTTCTGGATCAGCAGACAAAACAGTCAAAGTATGGCATGTAGAATCACGAACATGTTATACTTTACGTGGCCATACAAAGTGGATCAATTGCGTAAAGCTACATCCAAAAAGCTTTACATGCTTCAGCGGCAGTGATGATACAACTATTCGTATGTGGGATATCAGGACGAACACTTGCATCAAGATATTCCGCGGTCATGTAGGGCAGGTCCAAAAGGTTATTCCGTTAAATTTAGTCGATGAAAATCTAGTACAGGATGCAGAGGATGCCACAGTTATATCCGATGTGGAAAACACAGACGTAGAAGACCCAACTGTGAATCCCGAAAATTGGGATGATTCACTACCATACCCTAACTACCTACTCAGCTGCTCTCTAGATAACACCATTAAGCTGTGGGATGTGAAGACCAGCAAATGCATACGCACGCAGTTCGGCCATGTAGAAGGTGTATGGGACATTGCGGCTGATAATTTCCGCATCGTAAGTGGCTCACATGATAGAACTTGCAAGGTGTGGGATCTGCAAACTGGCAAATGTATGCATACCTTCACGGGCAACCAAGCTCCCATAGCTTGCGTAGGAATCGGTGACAGTGAATTCGTCAGTGGCGATGAATTAGGCTGTGTGAAACTATATGCCTTCGACAACTTACTATAA